The DNA segment CGACCGCGTTCACCTGCGCGCTGGAGGGGTCGGGGCGGAGGAACCACTTGAGGAGCTTGGTGGCGATGAAGCGCGCGGTGGCCGGGTGCGCGATGAGGTACTCGCCGAAGTTGATCGCCTCGTCCATCCCCGCCGTCCCCCCCGCCGGCGTGCGCGCCGGAAAGGTCATCCCCATCACCGTCTTGGCGTTGAAGTCGTGATAGTCGGCGCGGTACTGGAAGTTGCGGTTGTTGTCGATGGTCCAGCCGGTGAGGACGCGCGCGAACTCGTGGACGTCGGCCTGTGTGTAGCCGCCGTTCCACCCCACGGTGTGCAGCTCCATCAGCTCGCGGGCGTAGTTCTCGTTCACTCCCCACTTGGTGCTCCACACCTGGTCCAGGTAGATGAGCATGGCGGGGGAGCGCATCGAGGCGCGCACCATGTCGCCGAAGTTGCCTAACGCGTGCCGTTGGACCACGTCGCGGTAGTCGACCAGGCGTGGTGTGGCCTGCGCGATGTTGAAGTGGTCGCTCCAGAACTCCGTCATCCGCTCTTGCAGTTGACGGCGGGAGAAGGCGGCGCGCTCGACGATGGCCCGGTTGGACGCCCCCACCACGTCCTGCCAGTACGTGGAGTCGCGGGCCAGCAACTCGGCCTGCGTGTAGAAGAACTGCGGGTAGCGCGAATGGATGCGCGTATCGGCCGCCGAGTCGTCGATCGTCCCCGGGTTGAGCTGCTCCTCGAGGTAGCGGTCGAAGCCGAGCGACTTGATCGCGGTCACGTCGGCCGCGGTCATCCCCATCGTCACGCGCCGGAGGAGGCGCAAATCGAGGTCCTTCCACTCGGCGCGCTGCCCCAGCCGTTCGATGAGGGCGCCGTACGGGGCGCGCGATTGCGCCTGTGCCTCGCGGGGGGCGGCGGCAGATGCAACGGAGCCGGCGAGCGCGGAGGCGGCGACGGCGGCGGCGCCCCGCCCGAGGAAGGCGCGGCGCGACTCGGTGGGGACGATCGGCTCGGGGAGGACGAACTCCTCCTGGTCCGACGGCGCGGCAGCTGGCGGCGGCGGTTCGGTCACGCGCTCTGGCATCGGGGGAGCTCGGTGGGTTGCAGGGAGGTCGGGAGAACGACCTCCACAATAACCGTCAGCCGCCGCCAGAGAATGCGACGTGGCGCACAGGTCGGGCGCAAACGGCGATTCCCGCAGGAAAGCCGCCGCGCGCGCACCGGTTCACGGAATCACGGTGCGCGCCTTTCGCCAGTCGATGTCGGCGGGGACTCCCTCGTAGACCGTCATGCGCCCCACCAGCATGCGCGTGGCGCGTGAGTTTCCATCACTTTGCACCCGCGCTTCGGTCGACGGGGGGCCGGAACTCCGGACGATGGCGAGCGGAACGCCGTCGATCGCTACGCCGCACCGGCCGTCGGGGAGGAGTTGCAGTCGAATCGTTGCCCAGGCGCCATCGAAGATCCGAGCGTCTGGAGGTGCGAGCGCCAACGTGGAGGCACCGACGAAGGAGACATAGGGCATTCTTCCTTGCCTCCTCCCCTCGATCCCGTAACCGACGCTGCAGAGAGCGTCCGAGTCTGACGAACTGGGAGTGACTTCGGTCCCCAACGCACGCGCGTAGGCGAGTGTGTCGACCGTGCGGAAGAGCGTCAGGGAGATGGTCTGCCACTGAAGTCGGGTAATGGCTCCCGAGAGTCGAAGGTCGACGGCCAGCCCCCGCGTGGCATCGAAGGGTGCACGCGAAAGCACACCACTGACGAACGATCCCTCCCCGTTGTTGAGCATCGCCCAGCCTTCACCGGGGACCGCCACCACCGATGGACGGGGCCGACCAAAGCTGAACCATCGGGAGAGTGTCGAATCCGACCAGTCCTCCACCAGGCGCGGCGCGGTGGGCGGCGTGCCCAGTGTGACGGTGAGCGAGTCGCGCGCGACGTTGCCCGAGCGCGCGAGGACGGTGACGTGTTCGCGACGCCCGTTGAGCAGCAGTTCTCCCGAGAGCGAGTCGATCTGCCCTCCCGCCGTGTCGCGCAGTGTCCATCGAAGGCCGCCGAGAAACGAGAGCTCACGGCCGCGAGCATCGGTGAGCTTCGCGCGGAAGCGCGTCGGCACTCCCGCGTTGGCGATGGATGGCCCGGAGAGCGTCAGGCGTTGCGCCTGTGATTCCCGCGATTCCTGGCCCGAGATCCAGAATGGATAGACGGTGCTGCGCTCTCCTACTCCGTCCAGACGCAACGGCCGGCTGAGTGTCGCCGCCTGGCTGGGGAACACCATGCGGAGTCGTGCACCATCGGCGCGCGCCTCGCAGTCACAGTAGATCCAGCGCGCGTCAGGACTCGCGTGATAGCGCTGTGCCGGCCCGTCCTTGACGAGTGAACGTTCGCTGGAGGACCACTGGTACACGTAGAGTGCCTCTCTTCCCTTCTCGACCAGATACACGAGCACCCGCTCCTCATCCATCCAACCGGCCACCGCGACATCCTCTGCCTCGGCGAAGGCTCGGCAATCGAGAAGTGATAGCGCGATGTCGAGACGGCACAGCTCGTTTGGTCGCACTCCCCAGTTTGCGCGCGAGAACGCGATCGAGGCGCCGGATGGGCTCCACATCGGAGTGTCGTCGGAGCCGGAACCGACCGTGAGTGCCGAGGTTGCGCCGGTGCCGAAGTCGTACAGCGCCAGGTCATAGTGGCTGAGCGAGTCCCAGCGCGCCGTGTTGAACACCAGGCGCTCACCGTTCGACGAGAAGCGCGCGTGGCCGTCGTCGCCAGGGGCCGACGACACGCGGCGTATGAAACCGCGTGCGCCGAACAGGAACAGGTCGATCGTCCCCGAGTCGTTGACGGCGTGCGTGATGAGGACCTCGTCGTGCCCCGGACGTTTGACGATGTCGAAGCTGTGGCGCGTCTCCAGCTGCACCGGTGGAATCACCGTCCACGGCCGTGTCTCCAGCGGTTCCAGCGGGCTCCAGCCCTCCTCGCGCAGTTCTGCCTGCCGGAAGGTCACGCGCCCCGAGGGATCGAGGATCGCCAGCCCCAGCACCGCATCCGGCGGCGACACCGCTGGGCGCCGCGTCATCGCGTAGGCGCCAACCGCCAGCAGCAACAGCGCCCCCAGCGCCGTCACGCCACGTCGCAAGGGCGACACCAGCCCCAATCGCCAGCTCAGCGGTGCCGCGCGCACCACGGCGTGCAGGTCCCGCTCTCGCGTTGTAGGGCCAAACAGGTCGACCGCCAGCGCCCGCAGCGGTCGCCGGTCGCCCATGACGAAGCGCTGGCGCGCGAAGCGACGGAACACCTCGGCGCGCGATGCGTCGTCGCCCGCGTTTCGCAGCAGCTGCGCTGCACGCCGCACCTGCCGTTCGTCGTTCGAGTCGCGCATCAGCATCGCGGCGCCGAGCCGGGTTGCCGCCGTCGCGATCCCGTCCACGTTGGCAAGGCGCAGGACCTCGTCCCCGATCTCGTCGTGCGCCATGCGCCAACTGTCGTCCACAGCGACGACGACGCCGCGCGATTCCAGCCAGCGCAAGCGGTCGTGCACCTCCTGGGCCGGACGCTCGCTCGCCGCGACCAGTGTCGGCTCGTCGAGCGGGGCACCGGCAGCCGCAAGCAGCGTGAGGAGCCACTTGTCGCCCCGCTCCAGGTCCTCGAGCCGCCCGCGCAGCGCGTCGCCCGAGCGCAGCTCGGCCAGCAGCGCATCCGGAGCGTTGGAGCGCCACGCGCCGTCGGCGCGCTGCAGCACCCCCCGCTCCTCCAATAGCTGCAACGTCTCCAGCGCCAGCAGCGGCGAGCCGCGCGACGTGCGCCACAGCTCGCCGGCAAACAGGCTCCCCCATCCCTCGGCCGGCAGCGCGGCGATCGACAGGACGAGTTCCTCCACCTGCGCCGCCGTGAGCGGGGCGAGCGTGATGTGTCGCGTCTCGGCGTGCGAGGCCACCGCGACCTGGCGCGCTTCCGTGCGCCCCGTCGTCACGAGCAGCACGCGCGCCTCGCCCAGCCCGTCGGCCAAGGCGCCGAGGAGCGCCAGCGACGGTTCGTCCGCCCAGTGCAGGTCGTCGATCAGGATAGCGATGGGATGCTCGTACGCCACCGCGAGCGCCAGTTCGCGCATCGCTTGCGCGCGCGCGCGCAGTTGATCCTCGAGCGACGAGACCCTGGGCGCCGTCTCGAACCAGGTCGAGAGCGACGGATTGAGCTCCACCAGCGTTGCCGCCGTTGCAGGAGCAACTGCCTGACGACCGGGGAGGCGCGCCAGTGCGGCGGCCAACTCACCCGCCAGCGCAAATGCCACGTCGCGCGCGCCGTACGTCCCACCCACCACCGCCACCTTGGCACGCATTGCCCGCAACCGCGCCTCCAGGTCGCGCAGGAGGCGCGACTTTCCCATCCCGGCGCGACCGGTGATGTGGATGCGCCGCCGCCCACCTTCCTTCACCTCATCCCACGCTGCCAACAACTGGGAGAAGACGAGTTCGCGCCCCACGAGCGTCCCCGCCTGCAGCGGCGCGGCCGATGTGCCATCGGGGGTGTGGCGCTCACCCGGTGCGGCGCGCGCGAGCCTGAGCAGCGCGCGCGTGGCCGGTTCGAGCTGCAACTCCTCGCGCTCCGCGAACTGCGCCAGTGCCTCGCCCTCGGCGCGCGCGGCGAGCGTGTCGTTGGCCGAGGTACACGCCTCCAGCAGCAGGCGCCACCCGTTCTCGTCGTACGGATCCTGGTCGCGCAGGCGCCGCGCGAGATCGACCGCCGCGCGCGCCTGTCCCTTGGCCAGCTGCTCGGCGATGGTCGCCTCGGCAGCGTGACGAAAGACCTGCAGCAGGCGCCGGCGCTCGAGGGCGCACCAATCCTCGAAGCCGCTCCCCCCCGGCGTGGCGAAGTTGGGGACGAAGGGCCCGGTGTACCTGGCGACGACCGTGGCGTGTTCGCCGGCGCTCGACGCCGCGAGGAGGGCATCGCGGTCGACGGCGACGTCGGGGACGAGTTGCAGCGAGTCGCCGAGCGCGGCGAGGAGTTCGCGCCCCACCTTGCGGCGGATGTACCAGATGGTTTGCCGCAGCGCGTGCTTGGCGGCGTCGCTCTCGAGGTCCGACCAGAGGAGCGAGATGAGGAGCGAGCGCGAGGCGGTGCGCCCGGGGGCCGCCGAGAGGAAGATCAGCAGCGCGAGCGGCTTGCCGAGTACGAGGACCGGGGTCTCCGATCCTGACTCGCGCAGGTCGACGGTGCCCAGGGTGCGAAGGAGCACGGGTGTCAGGTGTCGCCAGTACTGAAAGCTGGAGCGGAACGCTTCGTGACGAACATAAGAGGCGAGAGCGGAGATGCGCGAATCCTTGATGTGCCACAACCTCTCGGGACGCGTCAGACGAGCGTCAGACGACGAATTGCGGTCGCCGTCGTCCGCGCCGGGCGGTTCTGTGGCGCGAGAAGCGCGTCGGCGCGCGAAAGGCGATCGCGCAAATCTCGAGAAGGTGGAGAAGCCGTGCTCCGGTGCGACGGCATGAACGAATCTCGCGCACGATACGCTCGGCGCACCGCCAGCGCGGCTGGTCACACTACATGGTGATTCATGACGATCGTGAACGAGGCGTTCGGACGGGTGCTCGCTGTACTAACGAGGTGCCTTCTGACGCTGGGAGTGGATCGAACTGGAACGAATCCGCTGTGCGGCGCAACATGAGGCAGCGTCGAGCGTTGCGCACGCGAACCCCCGATTAGTCGTCGATCGATTCACTCGGTTCCCTTCGGCAGCTCCCGAGAGTCGGTGCGCGGGAGCTCTGAGCACGCCGTCGGCCGTTTCGGGATCGATCGTGTTCATGGACGTTACGGTGCGCCCGAGGCGTACTCGAAGTCGCCTCATGCGTCGCGCGCGGCTGATTCAGGAGACGCTTACGCGATCGTAACGCGACGATGCGATCTGGTTCGACGCACCCATCAATCGGAGTCGCTGACGCGCGTCTGACGGGAACGGGTCACGATCACTAGCGAAAAGGCCGGTAAGGCGCGAGCGAGTCGCGCGCGACGGGTCAGCGTGCGTCGACGAAAGGCGCAGACGGCGCACGTGGCCTGACCGAGAGACGTGGCTCGCCTGGTTGCCGCAGCATCTCTGTATTCACGCGATGGACTCTCAAACGGTTCTCTGATCATGCACAAGGCATATCGAGCACTTCGCATCCTGCGTGTCATGACGGCGATCATGGCGCTTCCACTCACTGCGACGTTCGCGCAGACGCCGTCCGTAGGAGACGATGTTGGCAGGAGGCGAACGCTTTGGGCGCTCGAACCTGCCGGCACGGTCGCTGAGACAGAAGCGGCGTGGCGCGGGATCGAGTCGGACGCGCACCGGAGCCGTATCAGTCGACTCCTGCTCCAACATGTCGCGCTACTGAGAGCCAAGCAGGGACTGGTCGTTCGCATGCAAGAGCTGCAGGCCATCGAGGCAACCCTCCTGCGGAGCGCAAGCGTCTCGCCGACGGCCGTCGCCACGGCGCTCGAGAGATTGCGGGCGATCGAAGCTGCGGCGCTCAACGATGGAACGATTCAAGCAGGCGAACTTGCACAGCTCAATGCGACAGACATCGCCGCGTCCGGCGGTGCGACTGCTCAGGGAGTGTGCATTGGGTCGTACTGTGCAACGATCGAATCGATCAGTTCCAGCGTCTACAATCGGAACGGCGTAGCGTGGAACAAGGAGGCCAGCGTCGCCTGGACGCACTGGGTCGTCGCGCGAAGCTACGGGTCCGCTGCCGGCACATTCTACGTCAAGGTGGCTGCCGAGCCGGCCTTTCCCTGGCAGGTGTACTTCGGAGCCGTGGGTACCAACGAGAGTTCGCACCAGGCCTTGCCAGCTACCGGCACCTATTCCTGGAATCTGGGCGTCTACCAACCGAACGCAGAAAGCGTTGGCAATAGTTATGTGATCGAGTTGTACAGGGATATCGACTTTCTGCCGGACGACCGATTCGATACCCAGACGAAGTACGTCAGCGTCGATGTAACAGCGCCAACCATCAGTGTCACCTCGGTTGCGAACGGAGCTGCCGGCACCGTGCTGTTCTCGGTATATGCAAGCGATCCTGGCGTCGGCACGTCTGGATTGAATGGTGCAACCGCCGAGGTGTCAGTCGCTGGTGGGACGTGGACGCCTGCTCAGGTCATCCAGATCGGCGGGAGTCCCTCAACGTACAATAGCGGTAACATCGCGTACTCCGCGCCCTCTGCCAACACGCAGTACTGCTTCAGGGCGTACGCGACGGATAACGTGTCGCACGTGAGTGCAACATCTTCGCCTGTCTGCGTCACGACACCGAGCGCGGGTACCGTCCCGCCGACGCCGGTAGGCGTGAGCGCGACCGCGCTGTCGCCGAGTCGCATCGACGTGAGCTGGTCCGACGTGACGGGCGAGACGAGCTACGAGGTGCAGGTGCAAGGCGGGCAGTGGCCGAGCTTCGTTCCCCTGACCACGCTCGCGGCCAACGTGACCGCGTACAGTCACTCGGATGCTGTGAACCTGGCCCCGGGCACGCAGTATTGCTACCGGGTGCGGGCCGTGAACGCCACGGGGCCCTCGCCCTGGTCGACGACGCCGTGTGCGACCACGCTGACGGTAGGGACCGTCCCGCCGACGCCGGTTGGCGTGAGTGCGACCGCGCTGTCGGTGAGTCGCATCGACGTGGGTTGGTCCGACGTGACGGGCGAGACGAGCTACGAGGTGCAGGTGCAAGGCGGGCAGTGGCCGAGCTTCGTCCCCCTCACCACGCTCGCGGCCAACGTGACCGTGTACAGTCACTCGGATGCTGTGAACCTGGCCCCGGGCACGCAGTATTGCTACCGGGTGCGGGCCGTGAACGCCACGGGGCCCTCGGCCTGGTCGACGACGCGGTGTGCGACCACGCTGGGTGGAATTCCGGCCGTTCCGGGAAACGTCGTGGCCGTGGCAACGTCTTCGAGCGCGATCGACGTGAGCTGGTCCGACGTGACGGGCGAGACGAGCTACGAGGTGCAGGTGCAAGGCGGGCAGTGGCCGAGCTTCGTCCCCCTGACCACGCTCGCGGCCAACGTGACCGCGTACAGTCACTCGGACGCCGTGAACCTGGCCCCCGGCACGCAGTATTGCTACCGGGTGCGGGCCGTGAGCGCTGCGGGGCCCTCGGCCTGGTCGACGACGCCGTGTGCGACCACGCTGGGGGGAATCCCGGCCGTTCCCGGGAACGTCGTGGCCGTGGCAACGTCTTCGAGCGCGATCGACGTGAGCTGGTCCGACGTGACGGGCGAGACGAGCTACGAGGTGCAGGTGCAAGGTGGGCAGTGGCCCAGTTTCGTGGCGCTGACGACGCTCGGGGCCAATGTGACCGCCTACAGTCACTCGGACGCCGTGAACCTGGCCCCCGGCACGCAGTACTGCTACCGGGTGCGGGCCGTGAGCGGTGCGGGGCCCTCGGCCTGGTCGACGACGCCGTGTGCGACCACGCTGGGGGGAATC comes from the Gemmatimonadaceae bacterium genome and includes:
- a CDS encoding DUF1800 domain-containing protein, with the protein product MPERVTEPPPPAAAPSDQEEFVLPEPIVPTESRRAFLGRGAAAVAASALAGSVASAAAPREAQAQSRAPYGALIERLGQRAEWKDLDLRLLRRVTMGMTAADVTAIKSLGFDRYLEEQLNPGTIDDSAADTRIHSRYPQFFYTQAELLARDSTYWQDVVGASNRAIVERAAFSRRQLQERMTEFWSDHFNIAQATPRLVDYRDVVQRHALGNFGDMVRASMRSPAMLIYLDQVWSTKWGVNENYARELMELHTVGWNGGYTQADVHEFARVLTGWTIDNNRNFQYRADYHDFNAKTVMGMTFPARTPAGGTAGMDEAINFGEYLIAHPATARFIATKLLKWFLRPDPSSAQVNAVAAAYTTTKGDIKAMLRVILTPNNLANAPAKLKRPFHYYVSALRATGVSVDPWTDWTNWEGIGGALWDLAHQHFQWPTPDGYPDRAEYWAGLMVNRWNAVSSIVGNWGQVGQYPRFAASSYMATPTATAIVSEINRRMFGGEMTVALSGELTRWLQVNPNSQSRVQSAVYYAACSPEFQYY
- a CDS encoding AAA family ATPase, encoding MLLRTLGTVDLRESGSETPVLVLGKPLALLIFLSAAPGRTASRSLLISLLWSDLESDAAKHALRQTIWYIRRKVGRELLAALGDSLQLVPDVAVDRDALLAASSAGEHATVVARYTGPFVPNFATPGGSGFEDWCALERRRLLQVFRHAAEATIAEQLAKGQARAAVDLARRLRDQDPYDENGWRLLLEACTSANDTLAARAEGEALAQFAEREELQLEPATRALLRLARAAPGERHTPDGTSAAPLQAGTLVGRELVFSQLLAAWDEVKEGGRRRIHITGRAGMGKSRLLRDLEARLRAMRAKVAVVGGTYGARDVAFALAGELAAALARLPGRQAVAPATAATLVELNPSLSTWFETAPRVSSLEDQLRARAQAMRELALAVAYEHPIAILIDDLHWADEPSLALLGALADGLGEARVLLVTTGRTEARQVAVASHAETRHITLAPLTAAQVEELVLSIAALPAEGWGSLFAGELWRTSRGSPLLALETLQLLEERGVLQRADGAWRSNAPDALLAELRSGDALRGRLEDLERGDKWLLTLLAAAGAPLDEPTLVAASERPAQEVHDRLRWLESRGVVVAVDDSWRMAHDEIGDEVLRLANVDGIATAATRLGAAMLMRDSNDERQVRRAAQLLRNAGDDASRAEVFRRFARQRFVMGDRRPLRALAVDLFGPTTRERDLHAVVRAAPLSWRLGLVSPLRRGVTALGALLLLAVGAYAMTRRPAVSPPDAVLGLAILDPSGRVTFRQAELREEGWSPLEPLETRPWTVIPPVQLETRHSFDIVKRPGHDEVLITHAVNDSGTIDLFLFGARGFIRRVSSAPGDDGHARFSSNGERLVFNTARWDSLSHYDLALYDFGTGATSALTVGSGSDDTPMWSPSGASIAFSRANWGVRPNELCRLDIALSLLDCRAFAEAEDVAVAGWMDEERVLVYLVEKGREALYVYQWSSSERSLVKDGPAQRYHASPDARWIYCDCEARADGARLRMVFPSQAATLSRPLRLDGVGERSTVYPFWISGQESRESQAQRLTLSGPSIANAGVPTRFRAKLTDARGRELSFLGGLRWTLRDTAGGQIDSLSGELLLNGRREHVTVLARSGNVARDSLTVTLGTPPTAPRLVEDWSDSTLSRWFSFGRPRPSVVAVPGEGWAMLNNGEGSFVSGVLSRAPFDATRGLAVDLRLSGAITRLQWQTISLTLFRTVDTLAYARALGTEVTPSSSDSDALCSVGYGIEGRRQGRMPYVSFVGASTLALAPPDARIFDGAWATIRLQLLPDGRCGVAIDGVPLAIVRSSGPPSTEARVQSDGNSRATRMLVGRMTVYEGVPADIDWRKARTVIP
- a CDS encoding fibronectin type III domain-containing protein, coding for MSATALSPSRIDVSWSDVTGETSYEVQVQGGQWPSFVPLTTLAANVTAYSHSDAVNLAPGTQYCYRVRAVNATGPSPWSTTPCATTLTVGTVPPTPVGVSATALSVSRIDVGWSDVTGETSYEVQVQGGQWPSFVPLTTLAANVTVYSHSDAVNLAPGTQYCYRVRAVNATGPSAWSTTRCATTLGGIPAVPGNVVAVATSSSAIDVSWSDVTGETSYEVQVQGGQWPSFVPLTTLAANVTAYSHSDAVNLAPGTQYCYRVRAVSAAGPSAWSTTPCATTLGGIPAVPGNVVAVATSSSAIDVSWSDVTGETSYEVQVQGGQWPSFVALTTLGANVTAYSHSDAVNLAPGTQYCYRVRAVSGAGPSAWSTTPCATTLGGIPAVPGNVVAAAMSSSRIDVSWSDVTGETSYEVQVQGGQWPSFVPLTTLAANVTAYSHSDAVNLSPGTQYCYRVRAVSAAGPSAWSTTPCATTPGGIPAVPGNVVAVATSSSDIDVRWSDVANETSYELEWATTSSG